One part of the Gossypium raimondii isolate GPD5lz chromosome 1, ASM2569854v1, whole genome shotgun sequence genome encodes these proteins:
- the LOC105785354 gene encoding probable galactinol--sucrose galactosyltransferase 2, with product MTVTPGISINDGNLVVHGKTILTGIPDNIVLTPGSGVGLVAGAFIGATASDCKSLHVFPIGVLEGLRFMCCFRFKLWWMTQRMGTCGKDVPLETQFMLVESKEEDDPNAPTIYTVFLPLLEGQFRAVLQGNDKNELEICLESGDNTVETNRGLYLVYMHAGTNPFEVINQAVKALEKHMQTFLHREKKKLPSFLDWFGWCTWDAFYTDVTAEGVKEGLKSLSEGGTPPRFLIIDDGWQQIESKPKESDCVVQEGAQFASRLTGIKENAKFKKNDQNNEQISGLKHVVDEAKQHHNVKNVYVWHALAGYWGGVKPAAAGMEHYDTALAYPVQSPGVMGNQPDIVMDSLAVHGLGLVHPKKVFNFYNELHAYLASCGVDGVKVDVQNIIETLGAGHGGRVSLTRSYVQALEASISRNFPDNGCIACMCHNTDGIYSTKQTAVVRASDDFYPRDPASHTIHISSVAYNTLFLGEFMQPDWDMFHSLHPAADYHAAARAVGGCAIYVSDKPGNHNFELLKKLVLPDGSVLRTQLPGRPTVDCLFADPARDGISLLKIWNVNKCSGVVGVFNCQGAGWCKVTKKTRIHDASPGTLTGSVCANDVDSIAQVAGADWNGESVVYAHRSGELVRLPKGASVPVTLKVLEYELFHFCPVKEISNTISFAPIGLLDMFNSSGAVEKFEVQMTSNEKLQFFDGEVSSELTTSLSNNRNPTAAISLKVRGCGRFGAYSSQHPLKCCVDNADTHFNYDSATGLVTLTLPVPSEEMYRWHVEIQV from the exons ATGACTGTCACGCCAGGAATTTCCATCAACGATGGGAACCTTGTGGTTCATGGGAAGACCATCCTCACTGGAATACCTGATAACATAGTTTTGACCCCAGGATCCGGTGTCGGGCTTGTTGCTGGTGCTTTTATAGGTGCTACTGCTTCGGATTGCAAAAGCCTTCATGTCTTTCCAATAGGTGTTTTAGA GGGCCTCCGGTTTATGTGCTGTTTCCGTTTCAAACTATGGTGGATGACTCAGAGAATGGGAACATGCGGGAAAGATGTCCCTTTGGAGACTCAATTCATGCTCGTAGAGAGCAAGGAAGAAGATGATCCTAATGCCCCAACGATCTACACTGTTTTCCTCCCTCTCCTTGAAGGCCAGTTCCGTGCTGTTCTTCAAGGCAATGACAAGAATGAGCTTGAAATATGCCTTGAGAGTG GTGATAACACTGTTGAAACAAATCGAGGCCTTTACCTTGTCTACATGCATGCTGGGACCAATCCATTTGAAGTTATCAACCAGGCTGTAAA GGCTTTGGAGAAGCACATGCAAACTTTCCTTCATCGAGAGAAGAAGAAG TTGCCTTCATTTCTTGATTGGTTTGGCTGGTGCACCTGGGATGCTTTCTACACTGATGTCACTGCAGAGGGTGTTAAGGAAGGCCTCAAAAG TCTATCAGAGGGAGGGACTCCACCTCGATTTTTGATCATAGATGATGGTTGGCAGCAGATTGAAAGTAAGCCCAAGGAGAGTGATTGTGTTGTACAAGAAGGGGCGCA GTTTGCGAGTAGGTTGACTGGGATTAAAGAGAATGCGAAGTTCAAAAAGAATGACCAAAACAACGAACAGATCTCTGGCCTAAAACATGTTGTAGACGAGGCCAAGCAGCATCATAATGTGAA GAATGTGTATGTGTGGCATGCTTTGGCTGGCTATTGGGGTGGAGTCAAACCTGCAGCTGCTGGTATGGAACATTATGATACAGCATTGGCATATCCTGTTCAGTCCCCAGGTGTGATGGGCAACCAGCCGGATATAGTTATGGACAGCCTTGCTGTTCATGGCCTTGGTTTGGTGCATCCGAAGAAGGTTTTCAACTTCTACAATGAGCTTCATGCCTACCTGGCTTCATGTGGAGTTGATGGTGTGAAGGTCGATGTGCAAAACATCATCGAGACACTTGGTGCTGGACACGGTGGTAGAGTATCTCTTACCCGCAGTTACGTTCAGGCCCTTGAAGCGTCAATTTCCCGAAACTTCCCGGACAATGGATGCATAGCATGCATGTGCCATAACACTGATGGAATCTACAGCACCAAGCAGACCGCTGTTGTTAGAGCTTCTGATGACTTTTATCCTCGTGACCCTGCTTCACATACTATCCACATTTCCTCAGTGGCTTACAACACTCTTTTCCTCGGAGAATTTATGCAACCTGATTGGGATATGTTCCAT AGCTTACACCCAGCTGCAGATTACCATGCTGCTGCTCGTGCTGTTGGTGGATGTGCTATCTATGTCAG TGATAAGCCTGGCAACCACAATTTCGAGCTCCTGAAGAAGCTGGTCCTTCCTGATGGATCAGTTCTCCGCACCCAATTGCCTGGCAGGCCTACCGTTGACTGTCTTTTCGCTGATCCGGCTAGAGACGGGATTAG CTTACTCAAGATTTGGAATGTAAACAAGTGTTCCGGTgtggtgggtgtttttaactgCCAAGGTGCTGGTTGGTGCAAGGTCACCAAGAAAACCCGAATTCATGATGCATCACCTGGTACACTTACAGGTTCTGTTTGTGCCAACGATGTTGATTCGATCGCTCAGGTTGCCGGTGCGGACTGGAACGGGGAGAGTGTGGTTTATGCTCATAGATCAG GAGAGCTGGTACGGTTACCTAAAGGTGCTTCAGTGCCGGTAACACTTAAGGTTCTCGAGTATGAACTATTCCACTTCTGTCCCGTCAAG GAAATTTCCAACACCATTTCATTTGCACCAATCGGCCTTCTTGACATGTTCAACAGCAGCGGTGCCGTGGAGAAGTTCGAAGTACAAATGACATCCAATGAGAAACTGCAGTTCTTTGATGGCGAGGTTTCCTCGGAGTTGACAACTTCACTCAGCAACAACCGGAATCCAACAGCAGCGATCAGTCTCAAAGTCCGGGGTTGTGGGAGGTTTGGTGCATACTCATCTCAGCATCCGTTGAAGTGTTGTGTGGACAATGCCGACACTCACTTCAACTATGACTCAGCCACCGGATTGGTGACACTTACATTGCCAGTGCCATCGGAGGAGATGTACAGATGGCACGTAGAAATTCAAGTCTAA